A stretch of Treponema vincentii F0403 DNA encodes these proteins:
- a CDS encoding efflux RND transporter permease subunit has protein sequence MQNNKDGTKLCYVALALIAAVTVFFASMLPNIIMDNELRHFFPESHESYRKFNTLTEMFGDQYVMDIVIETNEDIMLNRESLAVIGKITEELEQLNNIVKIQSITNVDFITDDDGHLSTGQLIPEDFSGTAAEVQQLKQRILEWPKAYIGTIISSDFKGVQIIATLNSDATPPEVSTLYYETVDVVKKHLAAHASLNYKIAGDPVLGEYGKIFMYADLKNLIPLITVVVLLCLFLSFRNAEGTLLPLITVLISTIWTAGIMAMIGEPLTIVSSCLPVLLIAVGSAYGIHIINYYYQRLEKEPLITDKLRHQALIKETLKSARSPVLLAGITTIAGFISTITSPIRPLKSFALFSAVGVVIALSLAFVFIPSILMIKSVGLIQRQQKRMSLRAVKKNARLAALGINKKGATLDRIYSYFNKREGRFVFGLLVIVGLSVVGIMNLNIESAFLEYFPKNSKVRNDVSSIDTKYVGTTGFSLVIQGQEKGDMCNPAILTEMEKLENYLQANHPAIGSVVSFTEFVKRMNQVMHSSAAVQEASVSQNASADFSVGSVGSMGSKENGSLDFDSFFEDESETVQSTGGASGSVESFFDEEEAGSEQTRYAELDGSGNAVNAVFAHYKNQPLNADETIALFTAAYASANKSDLTVTEFMDALKKQLNYRGAAYYEIPADISKYPVSTQAELKDIVTQYLLLYSGSLDALLDETLEPKTCRMQIIMRTHDTGKIKDVISDAHRFAETHFPEGYTLEAAGLGEMEVAMTSMIISSQVSSLVLAVGIVFLILAVFYRSVIAGIIGAIPLGVSILLNFGIMSLTGINLDMVTSLVAAIAIGIGIDYTVHFMNNYHNERIASDNLTQVTLNTLRHSGKGIAVNAFSVGCGFLVMCFSNFVVLRFVGFLVATVMLTSSVASLTILPVVLNMFKPKFMAVNR, from the coding sequence TTTTTGCCTCTATGCTGCCGAATATTATCATGGATAATGAACTTCGCCATTTCTTTCCTGAAAGTCATGAATCGTACCGGAAGTTCAATACATTAACTGAAATGTTCGGCGACCAATATGTTATGGATATTGTTATTGAAACGAACGAAGATATTATGTTGAACCGAGAAAGTCTTGCAGTAATCGGAAAAATTACCGAAGAACTGGAACAGCTGAATAATATCGTGAAAATACAGTCCATTACCAATGTCGATTTTATCACCGATGATGATGGTCATTTGAGTACCGGACAATTAATTCCGGAAGACTTTTCAGGTACTGCTGCCGAGGTACAGCAGCTCAAACAGCGGATTTTAGAATGGCCTAAGGCATATATTGGTACAATTATATCTTCCGATTTTAAAGGGGTGCAAATTATTGCTACCTTAAATTCAGATGCAACACCGCCTGAAGTCAGTACGCTTTATTATGAAACCGTTGATGTCGTCAAAAAGCATTTGGCCGCTCATGCGTCCCTCAATTACAAAATTGCAGGAGACCCGGTATTGGGTGAATATGGAAAAATATTTATGTATGCGGACTTAAAAAATTTAATTCCGCTTATTACCGTTGTGGTACTGCTCTGTCTTTTTCTTTCATTCCGCAATGCGGAAGGCACCCTGCTTCCGCTTATTACCGTGCTCATCAGTACAATATGGACAGCAGGGATTATGGCGATGATCGGGGAGCCGCTCACGATTGTTTCAAGTTGTTTGCCGGTACTGTTGATTGCAGTAGGATCTGCGTACGGTATTCACATTATCAATTATTATTATCAGCGATTGGAAAAAGAGCCGCTGATTACCGACAAGCTGCGGCATCAAGCGCTTATTAAAGAAACACTGAAAAGCGCCCGTTCTCCGGTATTACTTGCGGGAATTACTACGATTGCAGGTTTTATTTCGACTATCACCAGTCCTATCCGTCCGCTTAAATCCTTTGCGCTTTTCAGTGCTGTCGGTGTTGTAATTGCACTGTCGCTTGCCTTTGTGTTTATTCCTTCAATACTGATGATTAAATCGGTAGGTCTTATTCAGCGGCAGCAAAAACGGATGAGTCTCCGTGCCGTCAAAAAAAATGCACGCCTTGCAGCCCTCGGTATCAATAAAAAGGGCGCTACGCTCGACAGAATTTATTCTTATTTTAATAAACGGGAAGGACGGTTTGTGTTCGGTCTTTTGGTTATCGTCGGTCTTTCGGTTGTGGGCATTATGAACCTAAACATTGAATCCGCCTTTTTGGAATACTTTCCGAAAAACTCAAAGGTGCGTAATGATGTCAGTTCCATCGATACCAAGTATGTCGGCACCACAGGTTTCAGCTTAGTAATACAGGGGCAAGAAAAAGGCGATATGTGTAATCCTGCTATTTTAACCGAGATGGAAAAATTGGAAAATTACTTACAGGCAAACCATCCGGCAATCGGCAGTGTTGTGTCCTTTACCGAGTTTGTAAAACGAATGAATCAGGTGATGCATTCAAGTGCAGCGGTTCAAGAAGCTTCCGTTTCTCAAAATGCCTCGGCAGATTTTTCCGTCGGATCCGTAGGATCCATGGGCTCGAAAGAAAACGGGTCATTGGATTTTGACAGCTTTTTTGAAGATGAATCCGAAACGGTGCAAAGTACCGGCGGCGCTTCCGGCAGTGTTGAAAGTTTTTTCGATGAAGAAGAAGCCGGCAGTGAGCAAACGCGGTATGCAGAATTAGACGGAAGCGGAAATGCAGTTAATGCCGTTTTTGCCCACTACAAAAATCAGCCGCTCAATGCAGATGAAACCATTGCGCTTTTTACTGCGGCTTATGCCTCTGCAAACAAGAGCGACTTGACCGTTACCGAGTTTATGGATGCATTAAAAAAGCAGCTCAATTACCGCGGCGCCGCCTACTACGAAATACCGGCAGATATTTCAAAATATCCGGTCAGCACACAGGCGGAATTGAAAGATATCGTTACTCAGTATTTGCTTTTGTATTCCGGCTCTCTTGATGCACTGCTTGACGAAACGCTGGAACCTAAGACATGCCGAATGCAGATTATCATGCGGACGCACGATACGGGTAAAATAAAAGATGTTATCAGCGATGCGCACCGCTTTGCCGAAACGCATTTTCCCGAAGGTTATACCCTTGAAGCGGCGGGCTTGGGTGAAATGGAAGTTGCAATGACTTCGATGATTATTTCGAGTCAAGTGTCCTCTCTGGTCTTGGCGGTTGGGATAGTGTTCCTCATTTTAGCAGTGTTCTACCGCTCAGTGATTGCCGGTATTATCGGGGCTATTCCGCTTGGGGTTTCTATTTTGCTCAACTTCGGCATTATGAGCTTAACGGGAATAAACCTTGACATGGTAACGAGTTTAGTCGCCGCAATCGCCATCGGTATCGGTATTGATTACACTGTTCACTTTATGAACAACTATCATAACGAAAGAATTGCAAGCGATAATTTAACGCAGGTTACCTTAAACACGCTCCGCCATTCGGGAAAGGGAATAGCCGTCAATGCGTTTTCCGTCGGCTGCGGTTTTTTGGTTATGTGTTTTTCAAACTTTGTCGTACTCAGGTTTGTCGGATTTTTGGTTGCAACAGTAATGCTGACCAGCTCGGTTGCGTCATTAACGATTTTACCTGTTGTGCTA